In a single window of the Populus alba chromosome 16, ASM523922v2, whole genome shotgun sequence genome:
- the LOC118037271 gene encoding choline-phosphate cytidylyltransferase 2, translating into MAETEQQEKKMMNGNGCKVSCHSNSDPSALPPPSDRPVRVYADGIYDLFHFGHARSLEQAKKSFPNTYLLVGCCNDDTTHKYKGKTVMTEDERYESLRHCKWVDEVIPDAPWVIDQEFLDKHNIDYVAHDSLPYADASGAGKDVYEFVKKVGRFKETKRTDGISTSDIIMRIVKDYNQYVLRNLDRGYSRKELGVSYVKEKRLRVNMRLKKLQEKVKEQQEKVGEKIQIVTMHRNEWVENADRWVAGFLEMFEEGCHKMGTAIRDRIQERLRGQQSSRLLENGKENSEDEEEEYYDDDDDDDYDDEEEYFDDEEYYAETYNKDAKIKN; encoded by the exons ATGGCAGAGACAGAACAGcaagagaagaagatgatgaatggAAATGGCTGCAAAGTCTCTTGCCATTCGAATTCTGATCCTTCAGCACTGCCACCACCGTCTGATCGTCCTGTTCGTGTTTATGCTGATGGGATCTATGATCTCTTCCATTTTGGCCACGCTCGCTCCCTTGAACAAGCCAAAAAATC GTTTCCAAACACGTACTTGCTCGTAGGATGTTGCAATGATGATACCACACACAAGTACAAGGGCAAAACTGTTATGACAGAGGATGAACGTTATGAATCTCTTCGCCATTGCaa gtgGGTGGACGAAGTCATTCCTGATGCGCCTTGGGTTATCGATCAAGAATTTCTTGACAAGCACAATATTGACTATGTTGCTCATGATTCTCTACC GTATGCCGATGCCAGTGGAGCTGGAAAGGATGTCTATGAATTT GTAAAAAAAGTTGGGAGAttcaaggaaacaaaaagaacTGATGGCATTTCTACATCGGACATTATAATGAGGATTGTTAAAGACTACAACCAGTATGTGTTGCGTAACTTGGATCGAGGATATTCAAGAAAAGAGCTTGGTGTTAGCTATGTAAAG GAAAAGCGACTGAGGGTGAAcatgagattgaaaaaactaCAAGAGAAAGTGAAGGAACAACAAGAAAAAGTTGGAGAAAAG ATTCAAATTGTCACAATGCATCGTAATGAATGGGTGGAAAATGCTGATCGCTGGGTTGCTGGATTTCTCGAGATGTTTGAAGAAGGTTGTCATAAAATG GGCACTGCCATTAGGGATCGAATTCAAGAGCGATTGAGAGGGCAGCAATCAAGCAGGCTGCTGGAAAATGGCAAGGAGAACAGTgaagatgaagaggaagaatattatgatgatgatgatgatgatgactaTGACGATGAAGAAGAATATTTTGACGATGAAGAATACTATGCTGAGACATACAACAAAGAtgcaaaaattaagaattag
- the LOC118037266 gene encoding anthocyanidin 3-O-glucosyltransferase 2-like, translated as MKKAELVFIPTPGISHLLSTVEVAKLLLDRDERLSITFLIMKIRSDPKIDRFINSVSTACNRIRFINLPKDEPVPNQPRKFLFSLIETQIPHVKDEVSKLVSQSESSPDSPTLSGFVLDMFCTPMMDVANEFGVPSYIFLTSGAASLGVQFYVQALHDEQKVDPTEFKGSDAELVMPCLANPVPAKVLPSVLLNKERLPHMLRQARRFRETKGIIINTFEELESHAINSFSKGNIPPVYPVGPILNLNRDGDCDEESDEYKDIKQWVDDQPLSSVVYLCFGSMGSFGVDQVKEIACGLEQSGHRFLWSLRQPPPEGKMEPPSDYTNPRDVLPEGFLDRTAITGKIIGWAPQTDILAHPSVGGFVSHCGWNSILESIWFGVPIAAWPLYAEQQLNAFQMIVELGLGVEIKMDYRREFISDGKEDVISAGEIERGVRCLMELCDEKREKLKEMSRKSRKALENGGSSFTWLGRFIQDMADHLP; from the coding sequence ATGAAGAAAGCTGAGCTGGTCTTCATACCAACACCAGGTATCAGCCACCTCCTATCCACAGTAGAGGTAGCAAAGCTTCTTCTAGACCGTGATGAGAGGCTTTCAATCACCTTCCTCATCATGAAAATACGTTCTGACCCCAAGATTGACAGGTTTATAAATTCAGTGAGTACAGCCTGTAATCGTATCCGCTTCATTAACTTGCCTAAAGATGAGCCTGTTCCAAACCAACCCAGGaagtttctcttttctttgattgaaaccCAGATACCCCATGTCAAAGATGAAGTCTCTAAGCTTGTGAGCCAGTCCGAGTCAAGCCCTGACTCGCCTACACTTTCTGGGTTTGTTCTCGATATGTTTTGTACACCAATGATGGACGTGGCCAATGAATTTGGTGTTCCCTCATATATTTTCCTTACGTCAGGTGCAGCTTCTCTTGGCGTCCAATTTTATGTTCAGGCTCTTCACGATGAGCAGAAAGTTGACCCTACTGAGTTCAAGGGCTCTGATGCTGAGTTGGTCATGCCGTGTTTGGCAAATCCTGTTCCAGCTAAGGTCTTGCCCTCTGTTTTGCTTAACAAAGAGCGGCTGCCGCATATGCTCCGTCAAGCTAGAAGGTTTAGAGAAACTAAGGGTATTATAATAAACACATTTGAAGAGCTGGAATCTCATGCGATCAACTCCTTTTCTAAAGGTAATATCCCTCCGGTATATCCAGTGGGTCCCATTTTAAACCTTAATAGAGATGGTGATTGTGACGAGGAGTCTGATGAATACAAAGACATCAAGCAATGGGTTGATGATCAGCCCCTATCCTCAGTAGTGTATCTATGCTTCGGGAGCATGGGGAGTTTCGGAGTGGATCAGGTGAAGGAAATTGCTTGTGGGCTAGAGCAGAGCGGGCATCGATTCTTGTGGTCTCTACGTCAACCACCACCGGAAGGGAAGATGGAACCTCCAAGCGATTACACTAACCCTCGGGATGTCTTACCTGAAGGATTTTTGGATCGGACGGCTATCacaggaaaaataattggatggGCCCCGCAGACAGATATTTTGGCCCATCCATCCGTAGGAGGGTTCGTATCGCACTGTGGATGGAACTCTATATTGGAAAGCATATGGTTTGGCGTTCCAATTGCCGCGTGGCCATTATATGCAGAGCAACAACTGAATGCCTTTCAAATGATTGTTGAGCTCGGATTGGGAGTGGAGATTAAAATGGATTATAGAAGAGAGTTTATCTCGGACGGTAAAGAAGATGTCATTAGTGCCGGGGAGATCGAGAGAGGAGTAAGGTGTTTAATGGAGCTTTGCGATGAGAAGAGGGAGAAGTTGAAGGAGATGAGTAGAAAGAGCAGGAAGGCTTTGGAGAACGGTGGATCCTCGTTCACTTGGTTAGGTCGTTTCATTCAAGATATGGCGGACCACCTACCATGA
- the LOC118037269 gene encoding anthocyanidin 3-O-glucosyltransferase 2-like, which yields MKKAELVFIPAPGRSHLMSTVEVAKLLVDRDERLSITFLIMSLSYDSKTACYIDSLSAACNRIRFIKLPEDEPEPNKFLFALIGTQKRHVKEEVSKLVIRSHLSPDSPPLAGFVLDLFCTSMIDVANEFGVPSYIFLTTGAAYLGLQFYIQALHDEQRVDATQFKDSDAELVVPCLAYPLPAKVLPSAVLNKEWLPAYLDQARRFRETKGIIVNTFEELESHAINSFSNGNTPPVYPVGPILNLNRDGDLDVESGKRKDIKQWLDDQPLSSVVYLCFGSMGSFGADQVKEIAWGLEQSGHRFLWSLRKPQPKGKMEIPSDYTNPQDVLPEGFLDRTAKIGKIIGWAPQIDILSHPSVGGFVSHCGWNSILESIWFGVPIAAWPLQAEQQLNAFQIIVELGFGVEIKMDYRREFFYDDDENIISAGEIERGIRCLMELGKEKVERLKETSEKCRKASMEGGSSYTWLGHLIHEIVDTIP from the coding sequence ATGAAGAAAGCTGAGCTAGTCTTCATACCAGCACCTGGTAGAAGCCACCTTATGTCCACTGTAGAGGTAGCAAAGCTGCTTGTAGACCGTGATGAGAGGCTTTCAATCACCTTCCTCATCATGAGCCTAAGTTATGACTCAAAGACTGCTTGCTATATTGATTCCTTGAGTGCAGCCTGCAATCGTATCCGGTTCATTAAGTTGCCTGAAGATGAGCCTGAACCCAACAAGTTTCTCTTTGCTTTGATTGGAACCCAGAAACGCCATGTCAAAGAAGAAGTCTCCAAGCTTGTGATTCGGTCCCATTTAAGCCCCGACTCGCCTCCACTTGCTGGGTttgttcttgatttgttttgtacATCAATGATAGACGTGGCCAATGAATTTGGTGTTCCCTCTTATATTTTCTTGACGACAGGTGCAGCTTATCTTGGCCTGCAGTTTTATATTCAGGCTCTTCACGATGAGCAGAGAGTTGACGCTACTCAGTTCAAGGACTCGGATGCTGAGTTGGTCGTGCCTTGTTTGGCGTACCCGCTTCCTGCTAAGGTCCTGCCTTCTGCTGTGCTCAACAAAGAGTGGCTGCCTGCTTACCTTGATCAAGCAAGAAGGTTTAGGGAAACTAAGGGTATCATTGTAAACACATTCGAAGAGTTGGAATCTCATGCGATCAACTCCTTTTCTAATGGTAATACCCCTCCCGTGTACCCAGTGGGTCCCATTTTGAACCTTAATAGAGATGGCGATCTTGATGTGGAGTCTGGTAAACGCAAAGACATCAAGCAATGGCTTGATGATCAGCCCCTATCCTCAGTAGTGTATCTATGCTTCGGGAGCATGGGGAGCTTCGGAGCGGATCAGGTGAAGGAAATTGCATGGGGGCTAGAGCAGAGCGGGCATCGATTCTTGTGGTCTCTACGGAAACCACAACCGAAGGGTAAGATGGAAATCCCGAGCGATTACACTAATCCTCAAGATGTCTTGCCCGAAGGGTTTTTGGATCGGACGGCTaagattggaaaaataattggatggGCCCCACAGATCGATATTTTATCCCATCCATCTGTAGGAGGGTTCGTATCACACTGCGGATGGAACTCTATATTGGAAAGCATATGGTTCGGCGTTCCGATTGCCGCGTGGCCATTACAGGCAGAGCAACAACttaatgcttttcaaattattgtGGAGTTAGGGTTCGGAGTGGAGATTAAAATGGATTATAGAAGAGAGTTTttctatgatgatgatgaaaacatTATTAGTGCTGGGGAAATAGAGAGAGGAATAAGGTGTTTGATGGAGCTTGGCAAGGAGAAGGTGGAGAGGTTGAAGGAAACGAGTGAAAAGTGTAGGAAAGCTTCGATGGAAGGTGGATCTTCATACACTTGGCTAGGGCACTTGATTCATGAGATAGTGGACACAATTCCATGA